Part of the Planctomycetota bacterium genome is shown below.
CCTCTGCGATGGCCCGGCCTGCTGTGATTCTGAGCTCGGAAAAAAGGCGTGGGGCCAACTCAAACGGCTTGCCGGTCAGGTCAACCTCGATGAGGAGCAAGACGCCTCGCTCTTTGTCACACGTTGCAGCTGCCTCAAGTTCTGCGATCGCGGCCCGATTGCCGTCGTCTATCCCGATGGCACGTGGTACGAGCTGGCCGACGCCGACGTGATCACGCG
Proteins encoded:
- a CDS encoding (2Fe-2S) ferredoxin domain-containing protein, translating into MADDSDAKTVRRTPPKELAPKFGVGKLTHHVFLCDGPACCDSELGKKAWGQLKRLAGQVNLDEEQDASLFVTRCSCLKFCDRGPIAVVYPDGTWYELADADVITRLIEEHVLGGKPVEEFRFATDDLGSRNVDRD